The following proteins are co-located in the Terriglobia bacterium genome:
- the groEL gene encoding chaperonin GroEL (60 kDa chaperone family; promotes refolding of misfolded polypeptides especially under stressful conditions; forms two stacked rings of heptamers to form a barrel-shaped 14mer; ends can be capped by GroES; misfolded proteins enter the barrel where they are refolded when GroES binds; many bacteria have multiple copies of the groEL gene which are active under different environmental conditions; the B.japonicum protein in this cluster is expressed constitutively; in Rhodobacter, Corynebacterium and Rhizobium this protein is essential for growth) codes for MAKDIVHGEKSRQALLSGVNQLADAVKITLGPRGRNVVLDKKFGSPVITKDGVTVAKEIELKEGFENMGAQMVREVAS; via the coding sequence ATGGCTAAGGATATCGTACATGGTGAGAAATCGCGCCAGGCTCTGCTGAGCGGCGTGAATCAGCTGGCGGACGCCGTAAAGATCACGCTGGGGCCGAGGGGCCGGAACGTGGTACTGGACAAGAAATTCGGATCCCCCGTGATCACGAAGGACGGGGTGACGGTCGCCAAAGAGATCGAGCTGAAGGAAGGCTTCGAGAACATGGGCGCGCAGATGGTGCGTGAGGTCGCGTCGA
- the groES gene encoding co-chaperone GroES yields the protein MKVRPLHDRVLLKRFEEKEVVKGGIIIPDTAKEKPMEGEVIAVGPGKMLDDGKRSPLDVKAGDRVLFGKYAGTEIKIDDEEYVIMREEEILAVLRKEK from the coding sequence ATGAAAGTAAGGCCTTTGCACGATCGAGTACTCTTAAAGCGCTTTGAGGAGAAGGAAGTGGTTAAAGGAGGGATCATTATTCCTGACACGGCCAAGGAAAAGCCGATGGAAGGCGAGGTGATCGCAGTGGGACCGGGGAAAATGCTGGATGACGGCAAGCGGTCTCCTCTGGATGTCAAAGCGGGCGATCGCGTTCTGTTCGGCAAATATGCCGGGACTGAAATCAAGATCGATGATGAAGAGTACGTCATCATGCGCGAGGAAGAGATCCTGGCGGTATTGAGAAAAGAGAAATAA